In the genome of Pseudomonadota bacterium, one region contains:
- a CDS encoding DMT family transporter — MSAAHATGFHPLRALALLIGAQTLFALLDATGKSLSRDMGIPLIALVRHAGQALLMVVVLGPRLGRQLFVTEHVALQVWRGLAMAGFTLFFFSALFRLPQAEATAINFITPFIVMLLAGRMLAEQVTRVRWIGAGVGFLGMLVLVRPGSQLDQLGVVFALLTVVCNVTFQLLTRRLALVDNSFTTMFISAAISVVISAALLPWQGAWGGWPQDLSTRQLVMLATLGVLGAISQWCLIRAYVWSSASFIAPLLFMQLIWSTATGYLFFHQLPDSFSLLGILVILGSGVATMVFAARGEQKL, encoded by the coding sequence TTGAGTGCCGCGCATGCCACGGGCTTCCACCCGCTGCGCGCGCTCGCGCTGCTGATCGGCGCGCAGACCTTGTTCGCGCTGCTCGATGCCACCGGCAAGAGCCTGTCGCGCGACATGGGCATACCGCTCATCGCGCTGGTGCGCCATGCCGGCCAGGCGCTGCTGATGGTGGTGGTGCTGGGGCCGCGCCTGGGTCGCCAGCTGTTCGTCACCGAGCACGTGGCGCTGCAGGTGTGGCGCGGTCTCGCCATGGCCGGCTTCACGCTGTTCTTCTTCTCCGCACTGTTTCGCCTGCCGCAGGCCGAAGCCACCGCCATCAACTTCATCACGCCCTTCATCGTCATGTTGCTGGCCGGCCGCATGCTCGCCGAGCAGGTCACGCGCGTGCGCTGGATAGGCGCGGGGGTGGGCTTCCTCGGCATGCTGGTGCTGGTCAGGCCCGGCAGCCAGCTCGACCAGCTCGGCGTGGTGTTCGCGCTGCTGACCGTGGTGTGCAATGTCACGTTCCAATTGCTGACCCGGCGCCTGGCGCTGGTCGACAATTCCTTCACCACCATGTTCATCTCGGCCGCCATCAGCGTCGTGATCTCGGCCGCCCTGCTGCCCTGGCAGGGCGCGTGGGGCGGCTGGCCGCAGGATCTTTCCACGCGCCAGCTGGTGATGCTCGCCACGCTCGGCGTGCTCGGCGCCATCAGCCAGTGGTGCCTGATTCGCGCCTACGTGTGGTCCAGCGCTTCGTTCATCGCGCCGCTGCTGTTCATGCAGCTCATCTGGTCGACCGCCACCGGCTACCTGTTCTTCCACCAGTTGCCCGACAGCTTCAGCCTGCTCGGCATCCTGGTCATACTCGGCAGCGGTGTCGCGACCATGGTGTTTGCCGCGCGCGGTGAGCAAAAGCTTTGA
- a CDS encoding glycosyltransferase family 4 protein, whose amino-acid sequence MKIAVLIHSAAKNDARVAKEAMSLRAAGHEVVIHGISPDLARHRLALPGSDVPLWLEPRVRAAARVRKRALLLLALAPVLLLAAASGQALVSRGLRFAGHDVASLVVMLGVLGGLGVAYASRHRLARFAQHLDDFVMTRHASSARARQALNKDAGLDLARGHHDIAAALLRSVASGPRPDAFHIHDLVALVLAASLKRRYAVPVVWDAHEIYQDLAGGDALRARENAAIIAGCHRQLDHFITINDSIARFYRDHYPALPTPVVVMNATVPEPVPVYDGCLHRAAGLPLTQKILLFQGRFSAHRGLQHLVEAAAALRADWTLVMMGWGGLEATLRAQAAQHVRAGTPATVFVPGVPQAQLQLWSAGATLGVVPYENTSLNHLYCTPNKLWEYPGAGVPMLCTDLPEMAAIVERFGCGALLPRDFTAADIARIVNGLDDEALARMRARCAPCIAANNWSHWENNLLGVYADIARAAGAR is encoded by the coding sequence ATGAAAATCGCCGTCCTCATCCACAGTGCCGCCAAGAACGACGCGCGCGTCGCCAAGGAAGCGATGTCCCTGCGCGCCGCCGGCCACGAGGTGGTGATCCACGGCATCTCTCCCGACCTGGCCCGCCATCGCCTGGCTTTGCCCGGCAGTGACGTGCCGCTATGGCTGGAACCGCGCGTCCGCGCCGCGGCACGCGTGCGCAAGCGCGCGCTGTTGCTGCTGGCGCTCGCGCCCGTGCTGTTGCTGGCCGCCGCGTCGGGCCAGGCACTCGTCTCGCGCGGACTGCGTTTCGCGGGGCACGATGTCGCAAGCCTGGTCGTCATGCTGGGCGTGCTGGGTGGCCTCGGCGTCGCCTATGCGAGTCGTCATCGCCTGGCGCGATTCGCGCAGCATCTCGACGATTTCGTCATGACACGTCACGCCTCGAGCGCCCGCGCGCGCCAGGCGTTGAACAAGGATGCCGGTCTCGACCTCGCGCGTGGCCATCACGACATCGCCGCCGCGCTCCTGCGCAGCGTTGCGAGTGGCCCGCGCCCCGATGCCTTTCACATTCACGACCTGGTGGCGCTGGTGCTGGCCGCATCGCTGAAGCGCCGTTACGCCGTGCCGGTGGTATGGGACGCCCACGAGATCTACCAGGATCTCGCCGGTGGCGATGCGCTGCGCGCGCGCGAGAACGCCGCCATCATTGCCGGCTGCCATCGACAGCTCGATCATTTCATCACCATCAACGACAGCATCGCGCGCTTCTACCGCGATCATTACCCAGCGTTGCCGACGCCGGTGGTGGTGATGAATGCAACCGTGCCGGAGCCAGTGCCGGTGTACGACGGGTGTCTGCATCGCGCCGCGGGCCTGCCGCTCACACAGAAGATCCTGCTGTTCCAGGGACGCTTCAGTGCGCACCGTGGTCTTCAGCACCTGGTCGAGGCCGCCGCCGCGTTGCGCGCGGATTGGACGCTGGTGATGATGGGCTGGGGCGGGCTCGAAGCGACGCTGCGCGCACAGGCAGCACAACATGTTCGCGCAGGGACGCCCGCCACGGTGTTCGTGCCCGGCGTGCCGCAAGCCCAACTGCAACTCTGGTCGGCCGGCGCGACCTTGGGCGTGGTGCCCTACGAAAACACCAGCCTGAACCACCTGTATTGCACGCCCAACAAGCTGTGGGAATATCCCGGCGCGGGAGTGCCGATGCTTTGCACCGACCTGCCGGAAATGGCGGCCATCGTCGAGCGGTTCGGCTGCGGCGCGCTGCTGCCGCGCGACTTCACGGCCGCGGACATCGCGCGCATCGTCAATGGCCTCGACGATGAAGCCCTGGCGCGGATGCGCGCGCGCTGCGCGCCGTGTATCGCCGCCAACAACTGGTCGCATTGGGAGAACAACCTGCTCGGCGTGTACGCCGATATCGCGCGCGCCGCGGGCGCTAGATAG
- a CDS encoding acyl-CoA dehydrogenase family protein codes for MSSIAFDLPSDIVAVRDAVTAFVRREVLPRHERHAALIDDPRARYAADGRYSDTLYDVIREVRMASSEAGFFNMCVPTAIGGGGLGHLAYFVAWQAVYHTCGARSFLAPYTIAHWAFAASPVLEHVSAEVRERMLPDLLSGRRSMCFGLSEPGAGSDASMIKTRAVADGDGWRITGRKLWTSNSPHADYCIVFAVTDAAAAAAHQGGISAFLVPTDAPGFEVESVVKLFGHAGGDEGALVLDDVRVEASQLVGKLNQGFATALLGVSLGRVYNAARAVGLGRAALELALGYVQQREAFGHPIAEYQGVSFPLAESATQLHAAHLMGINAAILLDRGERAVKELSMAKCYAVEVGLEAVNRAMQAHGGMGLTNEVGLAEIWQTLRIINIADGTNEILKRTIVQRLLKGDTEL; via the coding sequence ATGAGCAGCATTGCCTTCGACCTGCCTTCCGACATCGTCGCCGTGCGTGACGCGGTGACCGCCTTCGTCAGGCGCGAAGTCCTGCCACGCCACGAGCGCCACGCCGCGCTCATCGACGATCCGCGCGCGCGCTACGCCGCCGACGGCCGCTACAGCGATACGCTCTACGACGTCATTCGCGAAGTGCGCATGGCGTCCAGCGAGGCGGGCTTCTTCAACATGTGCGTGCCGACCGCCATCGGTGGCGGCGGACTCGGCCATCTTGCCTACTTCGTCGCCTGGCAGGCGGTTTATCACACCTGCGGCGCCCGCTCGTTCCTGGCGCCCTACACCATCGCCCACTGGGCATTTGCCGCGAGCCCGGTGCTGGAACACGTCAGCGCGGAAGTGCGCGAACGCATGCTGCCCGATCTCCTGAGTGGCCGACGTTCGATGTGCTTCGGACTTTCCGAGCCCGGCGCCGGCTCGGACGCCAGCATGATCAAGACCCGCGCGGTGGCCGACGGCGACGGCTGGCGCATCACCGGCCGCAAGCTGTGGACCAGCAATTCACCGCACGCCGATTACTGCATCGTATTCGCCGTCACCGACGCGGCCGCCGCGGCCGCCCACCAGGGCGGCATCTCGGCCTTCCTGGTGCCGACCGATGCGCCCGGTTTCGAAGTGGAGAGCGTGGTGAAACTGTTCGGCCATGCCGGCGGTGACGAGGGCGCGCTGGTCCTCGACGACGTTCGCGTCGAGGCTTCGCAACTGGTCGGCAAGCTTAACCAGGGCTTCGCCACCGCCCTGCTCGGCGTGTCGCTGGGGCGGGTCTACAACGCGGCGCGCGCCGTCGGTCTCGGCCGTGCCGCGCTGGAACTCGCGCTCGGCTACGTGCAGCAGCGCGAGGCGTTTGGCCATCCCATCGCCGAATACCAGGGCGTCAGCTTTCCGCTCGCCGAATCGGCCACGCAGCTCCACGCCGCCCATCTCATGGGTATCAACGCCGCGATCCTGCTCGACCGCGGTGAACGCGCCGTCAAGGAACTGTCGATGGCCAAGTGCTACGCGGTGGAGGTCGGTCTGGAAGCGGTGAACCGCGCCATGCAAGCCCATGGCGGCATGGGTCTCACCAACGAAGTGGGCCTCGCCGAGATCTGGCAGACCCTGCGCATCATCAACATCGCCGACGGCACCAACGAGATCCTGAAGCGCACCATCGTGCAACGCCTGTTGAAGGGCGATACGGAGCTTTAG
- a CDS encoding PQQ-binding-like beta-propeller repeat protein: MTRHSMRALALAALLGLCAPAVHAAGKQSAPHPVSVGAEWSSYNKTPDGQRYSPLRQINSGNAAELAEVCRIRIDDHGSFQAGLVVIDDVMYATTSTDTLALDPVTCAVKWRVSYRPEKRMPFPVNRGVAHYGGRLFRGTGDGHVIALDAKSGELVWKNAVGEPDQGEFVSGAPLAWNGLVIVGTAASEFGVRGRVMAYDADSGREVWRFYTIPLPGEPGSETWQDTVWNKGTGGGGTWSHFALDAASAEIFIPVANPVPDFSPGDRPGANLYTNSVVVLDALTGKLKWWYQLAPNDGFDHDLAAAPVLYRNSQRKQTMAAAGKDGYLHIVDRDSRKLVAKTAVTTVDENPPQPTEDGVKVCPGVAGGVEWNGPGFDPERNRLFVGALDYCSIMRRESGTKPVAGGANYGGSFTGVGQPSGWFTALDADSGKIAWQYHADAAVLSGITPTAGGIVLGGDNAGNFFVFESDSGKVLKSVATGGSLSGGVITYENRGKQYVAFTSGNVSRSLFGATGRPSIVIMALPEAVLAREAAAQAADITRGRDLYFGLCGACHGADGKTWQPIDLTKVKNKMSVDELVAFIKKPRAPMPQPFPEPLNAQDERDIRDIAAFLMQWQ; this comes from the coding sequence ATGACTCGTCATTCCATGCGCGCCCTTGCCTTGGCCGCGCTGCTCGGCCTGTGCGCGCCCGCTGTCCATGCCGCCGGCAAACAATCCGCGCCCCATCCCGTCAGCGTCGGCGCCGAGTGGTCGAGCTACAACAAGACGCCCGATGGCCAGCGCTATTCGCCGCTGCGTCAGATCAACAGCGGCAACGCCGCCGAGCTGGCCGAAGTGTGCCGCATCCGTATCGATGATCATGGCTCTTTCCAGGCCGGCCTGGTGGTCATCGACGATGTCATGTACGCCACCACCAGCACCGACACGCTCGCGCTCGACCCGGTGACCTGCGCGGTCAAATGGCGGGTCAGCTACCGCCCCGAAAAGCGCATGCCGTTCCCGGTCAATCGCGGTGTCGCGCATTACGGCGGGCGCCTGTTCCGCGGCACCGGTGATGGCCATGTGATCGCACTCGATGCGAAGAGCGGCGAGCTCGTGTGGAAGAACGCGGTCGGCGAGCCGGACCAGGGCGAATTCGTGTCGGGCGCGCCGCTGGCCTGGAACGGCCTGGTGATCGTAGGCACCGCCGCCTCGGAGTTCGGCGTGCGCGGCCGCGTCATGGCCTACGACGCCGACAGCGGGCGCGAGGTGTGGCGCTTCTACACCATCCCCCTGCCCGGCGAACCGGGTTCGGAAACCTGGCAGGACACGGTGTGGAACAAGGGCACTGGCGGTGGCGGCACCTGGTCGCACTTCGCGCTCGACGCGGCCAGCGCCGAGATCTTCATTCCGGTCGCCAATCCAGTGCCGGATTTCTCGCCGGGCGATCGCCCCGGCGCCAACCTCTACACCAACAGCGTGGTGGTGCTGGATGCACTGACCGGCAAGCTCAAATGGTGGTACCAGCTCGCGCCCAACGATGGTTTCGATCACGACCTTGCCGCGGCGCCGGTGCTGTATCGCAACAGCCAGCGCAAACAAACCATGGCCGCCGCCGGCAAGGACGGCTACCTGCACATCGTCGATCGCGACAGCCGCAAGCTGGTGGCGAAAACCGCGGTCACCACCGTCGATGAAAACCCGCCGCAGCCCACCGAGGACGGCGTGAAGGTGTGCCCGGGCGTGGCCGGCGGCGTGGAATGGAACGGGCCGGGTTTCGATCCGGAACGCAATCGCCTGTTCGTCGGCGCGCTCGATTACTGTTCGATCATGCGCCGCGAATCCGGCACCAAGCCGGTGGCGGGCGGCGCCAATTACGGCGGCAGCTTCACCGGCGTCGGCCAGCCGAGCGGCTGGTTCACCGCGCTCGACGCCGACAGCGGCAAGATTGCCTGGCAATACCATGCCGACGCCGCGGTGCTGAGCGGCATCACGCCGACCGCCGGCGGCATCGTGCTTGGCGGTGACAACGCCGGTAATTTCTTCGTGTTCGAAAGCGACAGCGGCAAGGTGCTGAAGAGCGTCGCCACCGGCGGTTCGCTGTCGGGCGGCGTCATCACCTATGAGAACCGTGGCAAGCAGTACGTGGCCTTCACCTCGGGCAATGTCTCGCGTTCGCTGTTCGGCGCGACCGGCCGGCCGAGCATCGTGATCATGGCACTGCCCGAAGCAGTGCTGGCGCGCGAGGCGGCCGCGCAAGCCGCCGACATCACGCGCGGTCGCGATCTTTACTTCGGTCTGTGCGGCGCCTGCCACGGCGCCGATGGCAAGACCTGGCAGCCGATCGATCTCACCAAGGTCAAGAACAAGATGAGCGTCGATGAGTTGGTGGCCTTCATCAAGAAGCCGCGTGCGCCCATGCCGCAACCCTTCCCCGAGCCCTTGAACGCGCAGGACGAACGCGACATTCGCGACATCGCCGCGTTCCTCATGCAGTGGCAGTAG